From a single Accipiter gentilis chromosome 10, bAccGen1.1, whole genome shotgun sequence genomic region:
- the USP36 gene encoding ubiquitin carboxyl-terminal hydrolase 36 isoform X4, translating into MPGPSGPTMPQIVEKLREVLKSGRRETGDDGELGRLLAASAKKVLLQKIEFEPASRGFSGQLELLRGKYVLLNPQAGTETASRHSGLEEKQHGKQGGDHAGVGDGIPMPQKVLFPTERLSMKWERIYRIGAGLHNLGNTCFLNSTVQCLTYTPPLANYLLSKEHSRTCQQGGFCMMCIMQNHTIQAFANSGNAIKPVSFIRDLKKIAQHIRFGRQEDAHEFLRYTIDAMQKACLNGCTKLDRQTQATTLIHQIFGGYLRSRVKCSVCKGVSDTYDPYLDLALEIGQAANIVRALELFVKPDILGGENAYMCAKCKKKVSASKRFTIHRVSNVLTLSLKRFADFGGGKITKDVGYPEFLNIRPYMSQNNGDPVMYELYAVLVHSGYSCHAGHYYCYVKASNGQWYQMNDDVVRCSNIKVVLNQQAYVLFYLRIPSPRKSSERPIARAASSLSGRTHGIVSDQVKKTVNFRSLSSPPTGRRPDMPPGKKLPGKKLPGPEEVGVPVARSMVGTGPKLSNGTAPPKLPTGFPSPKLPLRATHSATALPKEAAQKPKKPISCPQLPPAPRAAQGSCNTSNASGAKAGLSRQSSWETKQPPTSSKLPLEPSSSQEPGDSEENTRTLEKDSCGSSADSPVHGTPGKLAKASQKAKSKTSSFCTSQETDCGTDLPAGPGTELDASKDSKLAKPKSSLLANAALEPGSTVSPPPAKKLALSAKKGSTPRKASGSDRHTQPHPQLADRTCPTNTTHSESTPQPSGKSRLSSSALKMPNPEKPTFSFILSSAPWLPASPLTNGSTAHPSHYLPSCSREKGTPGSSKKKQQKQHRGAVGSSRALAVKGKDEVSNPPAKEKKLIQESFMGKEAAGNGPSSGQEGLGSQNLESPPKPQVSDPSASLDKESIYLCKKKKKKRRRRMEETEEHCPGMLSSDSGSIQPGWR; encoded by the exons ATG ccgggGCCGTCGGGCCCCACGATGCCGCAGATCGTGGAGAAGCTGAGGGAGGTGCTGAAGTCGGGGCGGCGGGAGACGGGCGACGATGGGGAGCTGGGCCGGCTGCTGGCCGCCTCGGCCAAGAAGGTGCTGCTGCAGAAGATCGAGTTCGAGCCCGCCAGCCGCGGCTTCTCCggccagctggagctgctgcgggGGAAGTACGTGCTGCTCAACCCCCAGGCCGGGACCGAGACCGCCAGCCGCCACAGCGGCCTCGAGGAGAAACAGCATGGCAAGCAGG GTGGAGACCATGCCGGCGTGGGGGACGGGATCCCCATGCCCCAGAAGGTGCTCTTCCCCACGGAGCGCCTCTCCATGAAGTGGGAGCGGATCTACCGCATCGGTGCCGGGCTGCACAACCTAGGGAACACCTGCTTCCTCAACTCCACGGTGCAGTGCTTGACCTACACGCCGCCGCTCGCCAACTACCTGCTCTCCAAGGAGCACAGCCGCACCT gtCAACAAGGAGGCTTTTGCATGATGTGCATTATGCAGAACCACACCATCCAGGCTTTTGCCAACAGCGGCAATGCAATAAAGCCAGTGTCCTTCATCCGAGACCTCAAGA AGATTGCCCAGCACATCCGCTTCGGGAGACAGGAGGATGCACATGAGTTCCTGCGTTACACCATTGATGCCATGCAGAAGGCCTGCTTGAATGGCTGTACCAA GTTGGATCGCCAGACCCAGGCCACAACGCTGATTCACCAGATCTTTGGCGGTTACCTGCGGTCCCGTG TGAAGTGCTCGGTGTGCAAGGGCGTCTCGGACACCTATGATCCTTACCTGGACCTGGCACTGGAGATTGGG CAAGCCGCAAACATAGTGCGGGCGCTGGAGCTGTTTGTGAAGCCAGACATTCTGGGGGGTGAGAACGCCTACATGTGTGCCAA ATGCAAGAAGAAAGTGTCGGCCAGCAAACGCTTCACCATTCACCGAGTCTCCAATGTTCTCACACTCTCACTGAAGCGCTTTGCTGACTTTGGTGGAGGCAAAATCACAAAG GACGTGGGGTACCCTGAGTTCTTGAACATCCGCCCTTACATGTCTCAGAACAACGGGGATCCTGTCATGTACGAACTCTATGCAGTGCTGGTGCACTCTGGCTACAGCTGCCACGCAGGGCATTATTACTGCTATGTGAAG GCCAGTAATGGGCAGTGGTATCAAATGAACGATGATGTGGTCCGCTGCAGCAATATCAAAGTGGTCCTCAACCAGCAGGCCTACGTGCTGTTCTACCTGAG AATCCCCAGCCCCAGGAAGAGCTCAGAGAGGCCCATTGCCAGAGCTGCCTCCAGCCTGTCTGGCCGCACTCACGGCATCGTCTCTGATCAGGTCAAGAAAACTGTGAACTTCAGGTCCCTGTCTTCACCGCCAACGGGCCGG AGACCAGACATGCCGCCGGGGAAGAAGCTGCCAGGGAAGAAGCTGCCAGGGCCAGAGGAGGTCGGAGTCCCTGTGGCCCGCAGCATGGTTGGGACGGGGCCGAAGCTGTCGAATGGAACTGCTCCACCGAAACTGCCTACTGGGTTCCCATCACCCAAACTGCCTCTCAGAGCCACCCACTCGGCCACAGCACTGCCCAAGGAGGCAGCCCAGAAGCCCAAGAAGCCAATCTCCTGCCCGCAGCTGCCTCCTGCACCCAGAGCAGCTCAGGGCTCCTGCAACACCAGCAATGCAAGTGGGGCCAAAGCAGGGCTGTCCCGGCAGAGCTCCTGGGAGACCAAGCAGCCACCTACCTCATCCAAGCTGCCGCTGGagcccagctccagccaggagccCGGGGACAGTGAGGAGAACACCAGGACCCTGGAGAAGGACTCCTGTGGCAGCAGTGCTGACAGCCCAGTGCATGGCACACCGGGAAAGCTGGCCAAAGCGTCCCAGAAGGCCaagagcaaaaccagcagcttctgtaCCTCTCAGGAAACAGACTGTGGCACGGACCTCCCTGCTGGCCCTGGCACCGAGCTGGATGCCTCCAAAGACTCCAAGTTGGCAAAACCTAAATCCTCCCTGTTGGCCAACGCTGCTCTGGAGCCAGGCAGCACTGTGTCACCGCCACCAGCCAAGAAGCTGGCACTCTCTGCCAAAAAG GGCAGCACCCCacggaaggcgagcggaagtgacCGCCACACACAACCTCACCCACAGCTTGCTGACCGCACCTGCCCCACGAACACCACCCACTCTGAGTCCACTCCCCAGCCTTCCGGCAAGTCAAG GCTGTCCTCATCTGCTCTCAAAATGCCAAATCCTGAAAAGCCTACCTTCAGCTTCATCCTCAGCTCAGCCCCTTGGCTCCCAGCCTCCCCCCTGACCAACGGTTCCACTGCCCACCCTTCACACTACCTTCCTTCATGCAGCAGGGAGAAGGGCACCCCTGGTTCCtccaaaaagaagcagcaaaagcagcatcGTGGAGCAGTTGGCAGCTCTCGTGCTCTAGCTGTGAAGGGCAAGGATGAAGTCTCCAACCCCCCTGCGAAGGAGAAGAAACTCATTCAGGAGTCCTTCATGGGGAAGGAGGCGGCAGGCAACGGTCCCAGCAGTGGCCAGGAGGGGTTGGGCTCTCAGAACCTGGAGAGCCCGCCCAAGCCACAGGTGTCAGACCCCAGTGCTTCCCTGGACAAGGAATCCATCTACCtctgcaagaagaagaaaaagaagaggaggaggagaatggaggAGACAGAAGAGCACTGCCCTGGGATGCTGTCCTCGGACAG TGGCAGCatccagccaggctggagatGA